One genomic window of Denticeps clupeoides chromosome 14, fDenClu1.1, whole genome shotgun sequence includes the following:
- the LOC114803379 gene encoding translocating chain-associated membrane protein 2-like, whose product MAFRRRIKSYPFFSQEFLIQNHADIVFSLVIFILIGLMFEATAKTAILFIQPQYNISTLSPEGEVSLYHFGWKDCATIIFYLFITIILHAVVQEYVLDKVNRRLHLSKSKNTKFNESGQLCVFYLVSSVWSLYVLSTEGYLLHPSSLWENYPHVHLRFQVKFFYLTQLAYWLHAIPELYFQKVRKEEIPRQLQYITLYLLHIVAAYLLNLTRVGLVLLFLQYLSELGFHISRLFYFTDENHHKMFDLWAVGFVFTRMITLTLMFLVVGFGLGRAENQTLDWEAGNFNTVFIRMTVLFLVCFTQSWLLWKFIRFQLRRWREFRLEQAARKRAAAKQTPRALKRDSVGHHENGLIKAENGTSPRLKKIKAP is encoded by the exons ATGGCTTTCCGGAGAAGAATCAAAAGTTATCCCTTTTTCAGTCAGGAGTTTCTCATTCAGAACCACGCCGACATCGTCTTCAGTCTGGTGATTTTCATTTTGATCGGACTGATGTTTGAG GCCACAGCAAAAACAGCCATCCTGTTCATTCAGCCCCAGTACAACATCAGCACTTTGTCCCCAG AGGGTGAGGTGTCCCTGTATCACTTTGGATGGAAGGACTGTGCCACTATCATCTTCTATCTCTTCATCACGATCATTCTCCACGCCGTGGTCCAGGAGTATGTGCTTGAT AAGGTGAATCGGAGGCTGCATCTCTCAAAGAGCAAGAACACGAAGTTCAACGAGTCTGGGCAGCTGTGTGTCTTCTACCTCGTGTCTAGCGTCTGGAGTCTCTATGTCCTGAGCACG GAAGGATACCTGTTGCATCCCAGTAGTCTCTGGGAAAACTACCCTCATGTCCACCTGAG GTTTCAGGTGAAATTCTTCTACCTCACCCAGTTAGCATACTGGCTTCATGCCATACCTGAGCTCTACTTCCAGAAAGTACGCAAG GAGGAGATCCCTCGTCAGCTGCAGTATATAACCCTGTACTTGTTGCATATTGTGGCTGCTTATTTGCTCAA CTTGACTCGAGTGGGGCTGGTGTTGTTGTTCCTGCAGTACTTGTCAGAGCTGGGCTTCCACATCTCCAGACTTTTCTACTTTACTGACGAGAACCACCACAAGAT GTTTGACCTGTGGGCCGTTGGGTTTGTTTTCACTCGGATGATCACGCTGACTCTCATGTTCCTGGTTGTGGGTTTTGGACTGGGTCGTGCTGAGAACCAGACCCTGGACTGGGAGGCAGGGAACTTCAACACAGTTTTCATCAG GATGACTGTGCTCTTCCTGGTGTGTTTCACCCAGTCCTGGCTGTTGTGGAAGTTCATCCGCTTCCAGCTCCGCCGGTGGAGAGAGTTTAGGTTGGAACAGGCAGCTCGCAAACGAGCTGCGGCCAAGCAAACCCCCCGAGCGCTAAAGAGGGATTCTG TTGGGCACCACGAGAATGGGCTAATCAAGGCTGAAAACGGTACCTCTCCTCGCCTGAAGAAAATCAAAGCCCCGTAA